Proteins co-encoded in one Kribbella qitaiheensis genomic window:
- a CDS encoding MFS transporter, which produces MTSLPPGPIPGGPPVISLALAEPITAVRRRWTAAVVLANVGVFAAFLGPIQVLLAKQSESVAPGNKEFAFGLVTGVGAAVSVVANPLAGAFSDRTTSRWGRRVPWVLAGAVGGVVGLLVLAGPGAIGLMLLGWCLVQLFCNALLAAVTAAVPDQVPKVQRGAVGGWVALAQTLGALVGVGLATAAGGISAGYLACAAFLLISVLPYLLGSGDQQLTERPALAWREFFTGFWVSPSRYPDFGWAWLTRFLLNLGNALGTLYLFYFLQDAVSYDDPDTGVLILTAIYSACVLLTAVASGTWSDRLGRRKVFVTWAGVVMAVGAVVLAVWPVWAAAIVGAVILGIGFGVYLSVDFALLTEVLPSARDRAKDLGVINIANSLPQVIAPAIAAPVVRALGGYPMLYTLAAAVTLLGAVLVRKVKLVA; this is translated from the coding sequence ATGACGTCCTTGCCGCCTGGTCCGATCCCGGGCGGCCCACCAGTCATCAGCCTGGCTCTGGCCGAGCCGATCACCGCCGTACGGCGGCGGTGGACCGCAGCAGTGGTGCTGGCCAACGTCGGTGTCTTCGCGGCCTTCCTCGGACCGATCCAGGTGCTGCTCGCGAAGCAGTCCGAATCGGTTGCGCCAGGCAACAAGGAGTTCGCCTTCGGTCTGGTGACGGGCGTCGGTGCGGCCGTCTCGGTGGTCGCCAATCCGTTGGCCGGAGCGTTTTCCGACCGTACGACGTCCCGCTGGGGCCGCCGGGTCCCGTGGGTGCTGGCAGGTGCCGTCGGAGGGGTCGTCGGCCTGCTGGTGTTGGCCGGTCCCGGCGCGATCGGCCTGATGCTGCTCGGTTGGTGCCTGGTGCAACTGTTTTGCAACGCGTTGCTCGCAGCGGTCACCGCAGCCGTGCCCGACCAGGTTCCGAAGGTACAGCGCGGTGCTGTCGGCGGCTGGGTCGCCCTGGCGCAGACTCTCGGCGCCCTGGTGGGAGTGGGGTTGGCGACGGCCGCCGGCGGGATCAGTGCCGGCTACCTCGCGTGTGCCGCGTTCCTGCTGATCTCGGTGCTGCCCTACTTGCTGGGAAGTGGCGACCAGCAACTGACGGAACGGCCGGCGCTGGCATGGCGCGAGTTCTTCACCGGCTTCTGGGTGAGTCCTTCGCGCTATCCCGACTTCGGCTGGGCCTGGCTGACCCGTTTCCTGCTGAATCTGGGCAACGCCCTCGGCACGCTCTACCTGTTCTACTTCCTGCAGGACGCGGTCTCGTACGACGATCCCGATACCGGCGTACTCATCCTGACGGCGATCTACAGCGCCTGCGTGTTGCTGACCGCGGTCGCCTCGGGGACCTGGTCCGACCGGCTCGGCCGCCGGAAGGTCTTCGTGACCTGGGCAGGTGTGGTCATGGCCGTCGGAGCAGTGGTGCTCGCCGTCTGGCCGGTCTGGGCCGCGGCCATCGTCGGTGCGGTGATCCTCGGCATCGGCTTCGGCGTCTATCTCTCGGTCGACTTCGCCCTGCTGACAGAGGTCCTGCCCAGCGCCCGGGACCGGGCCAAGGACCTCGGCGTGATCAACATCGCCAACTCGCTCCCACAGGTGATCGCCCCCGCCATCGCGGCCCCCGTAGTACGGGCGCTAGGCGGCTACCCGATGCTCTATACCCTCGCGGCCGCGGTCACCTTGCTGGGCGCAGTACTGGTCCGGAAGGTCAAGCTAGTCGCCTGA
- a CDS encoding gamma carbonic anhydrase family protein → MPLYSFEGVRPTVHPEAWIAPTATLVGDVVVEKGASIWYGVVIRADLGRIIIREGANIQDNSVIHVGNGLCEVGKNATVGHQCLVHDCTVGEQALIGNGAIVLDGAVIGDRTLVAAGATVTPGSVIPPESVALGSPAKKIIPLEGTAKLFVDHNAAVYHELARRHAATVELVEP, encoded by the coding sequence ATGCCGTTGTACTCCTTTGAGGGCGTCAGGCCGACCGTGCACCCGGAAGCCTGGATCGCGCCGACCGCCACCCTCGTCGGCGACGTGGTCGTCGAGAAGGGCGCCTCGATCTGGTACGGCGTGGTGATCCGCGCCGACCTCGGCCGGATCATCATCCGGGAAGGGGCGAACATCCAGGACAACTCGGTGATCCACGTCGGCAACGGCCTCTGTGAGGTCGGCAAGAACGCCACCGTCGGGCACCAGTGCTTGGTCCACGACTGCACGGTCGGTGAGCAGGCGCTGATCGGCAACGGCGCGATCGTCCTTGACGGCGCGGTGATCGGCGACCGGACCCTGGTCGCGGCCGGTGCCACCGTCACCCCGGGCTCGGTGATTCCGCCGGAATCGGTCGCACTCGGCAGCCCTGCCAAGAAGATCATCCCGCTCGAGGGCACCGCGAAACTCTTTGTCGACCACAACGCCGCCGTCTACCACGAACTCGCCCGCCGGCACGCCGCGACCGTGGAACTCGTCGAGCCCTAG
- a CDS encoding TCP-1/cpn60 chaperonin family protein produces the protein MAGIGRPDGENVRAQLIDEAVARAVEDGGGVSATVRLAQAMVDEVRRRVADGANPEALKTGLDRAVEAITGELGAVAESVTTKEQLAAVATTTLLRRPPGRPTDPPPDPDAAVRLGDLIAEAIDKVGVDGAITVTENNDAGHELELAEGLRFGNGLLSPYFATDPERMEAVLDHPYVLLADTALASVDDLVPLLEQVIRSSRPLLVVAEDVVGEALALLIVNKIRGVLAAVAVKVPGQGLRRAAILQDLAILTDGLQIGAVRHAELDQLGQARQAIVGREHTTIVDGSGDPGMISARVREIRSELERPLLDRERVNLEKRLAGLIDGVAVIKVGALTDYEVNEQRSGIEEAVRAVRAAVREGVVQGDAAALLQVGDAAIGRLSLTGDEVAGADAVRVAISALDPTSGCSGVIAPGIVPVGAISSELRNAASVAGTILEAGGLLLTDWSPPKE, from the coding sequence ATGGCCGGGATCGGGCGCCCGGACGGCGAGAACGTCAGGGCCCAGTTGATCGACGAAGCCGTTGCCCGCGCCGTCGAGGACGGCGGCGGGGTGAGCGCGACGGTCCGCCTTGCCCAGGCCATGGTCGACGAGGTCCGGCGCCGGGTCGCCGACGGAGCGAATCCCGAGGCGCTGAAGACAGGCCTCGACCGAGCCGTCGAGGCGATCACGGGAGAACTCGGCGCCGTCGCCGAAAGCGTCACCACGAAAGAGCAGTTGGCGGCGGTGGCGACCACGACCTTGTTGCGCCGCCCACCCGGACGTCCGACCGATCCGCCGCCGGACCCGGATGCCGCCGTGCGGCTGGGCGACCTCATCGCCGAGGCGATCGACAAGGTCGGCGTCGACGGTGCCATCACCGTCACCGAGAACAACGACGCCGGCCACGAACTCGAACTGGCCGAAGGTCTCCGGTTCGGCAACGGCCTCCTGTCGCCGTACTTCGCGACCGATCCGGAGCGGATGGAGGCGGTGCTGGATCACCCCTATGTGCTGCTGGCGGATACGGCGCTCGCCTCGGTCGACGACCTGGTGCCCCTGCTGGAGCAGGTGATCCGCTCCAGCCGGCCGTTGCTGGTGGTTGCCGAGGACGTCGTCGGCGAGGCATTGGCGCTGCTGATCGTGAACAAGATCCGCGGTGTACTGGCGGCTGTCGCGGTCAAGGTCCCCGGGCAAGGACTTCGCCGGGCGGCCATCCTCCAGGACCTGGCGATCCTGACCGACGGTCTGCAGATCGGCGCCGTTCGGCATGCCGAACTCGACCAGCTCGGCCAGGCCCGCCAGGCGATCGTGGGGAGGGAACACACGACCATCGTCGACGGTTCGGGGGATCCGGGCATGATCTCCGCCCGGGTGCGCGAGATCCGCTCGGAGCTGGAGCGGCCGTTGCTGGACCGGGAGCGGGTGAACCTGGAGAAGCGGCTGGCCGGGCTGATCGATGGGGTAGCCGTGATCAAGGTCGGCGCGCTGACCGACTACGAGGTGAACGAGCAACGGTCGGGTATCGAGGAGGCGGTCCGCGCAGTACGGGCTGCCGTCAGGGAGGGCGTGGTTCAGGGCGATGCCGCGGCGCTGCTTCAGGTCGGTGACGCGGCCATCGGGCGGCTCTCCCTGACCGGCGACGAGGTTGCCGGAGCAGACGCCGTACGGGTTGCGATCTCCGCGCTGGACCCCACGAGCGGTTGCTCCGGGGTGATCGCGCCCGGGATCGTCCCGGTCGGCGCGATCAGCTCCGAATTGCGCAACGCGGCCTCGGTCGCCGGCACCATCCTCGAGGCCGGGGGTCTCCTGCTTACAGACTGGTCGCCACCTAAGGAGTGA
- a CDS encoding DUF3105 domain-containing protein, with protein sequence MNQPLASRLRPRRMGLAIGILVTTLSVLTMSSLAFGVLLNQFDNKTALPCDQVPGTPQAFEGKEHIAYQGASHAPYKTMPPTSGPHSPRVVTPGIYRDPIPEELQVHILEHGHVLIQYGPDVSKADIERIERIGRQHPRDAVVAPYPPLGHGIAVTGWQRLQRFDTYDETAILDFVTKVANRYNHLWRDKATDCVTP encoded by the coding sequence ATGAATCAACCCCTGGCGAGCCGGCTGCGGCCGCGCCGGATGGGCCTGGCGATCGGCATTCTCGTTACGACGCTGAGTGTGCTGACGATGTCGAGCCTGGCGTTCGGCGTACTGCTGAACCAGTTTGACAACAAGACAGCGCTCCCCTGCGATCAGGTTCCCGGTACACCGCAGGCCTTCGAGGGCAAAGAGCACATCGCCTACCAGGGTGCGTCGCACGCGCCGTACAAGACGATGCCGCCCACCTCGGGACCTCACTCGCCGCGGGTCGTCACCCCCGGGATCTATCGCGACCCGATCCCCGAGGAACTCCAGGTGCACATCCTCGAACACGGTCATGTGCTGATCCAGTACGGACCGGACGTCTCGAAGGCGGATATCGAGAGGATCGAGCGGATCGGCCGTCAGCATCCCCGCGATGCCGTCGTCGCGCCGTACCCGCCGCTCGGCCATGGCATCGCCGTCACCGGTTGGCAACGACTGCAACGCTTCGACACGTACGACGAGACCGCCATCCTCGACTTCGTCACGAAGGTTGCCAACCGCTACAACCACCTGTGGCGCGACAAGGCGACCGACTGCGTCACTCCTTAG
- a CDS encoding HesA/MoeB/ThiF family protein: MRRPRIKGIHKPVRLTPTLIRIGGAQVGIGAEIDDEDGLIWRLLALMDGTRGRPEIAAALSADFPDLTGEEASDALQTIIDAGYVEDAAAEPPANLSPAEVERYDRAIRYHAWVDLTPRSSPYEVQARLKSSRVVVLGLGGTGSAVASSLVAAGVGRVHCVDFDTVEAGNLTRQLLYTEDDIGNSKVQVAVERLSRMNSHTEVTGAELQVDSTDSVAALMQDADLLMLCADQPMFVIRKWTNEAALRTGTPWMIAQYAGPMAVVGLFVPGETCCPACLPTVEDRLRDKHGTNPEDLFPFEGHAVIAPTANLTGHLASLDAVYHLGGIPTSTRGGMFHLSLTDLTYHYIVRPTAGQKCDTCGWVG, encoded by the coding sequence ATGCGACGGCCACGGATCAAGGGCATTCACAAGCCGGTGCGGCTGACGCCGACGTTGATCAGGATCGGCGGCGCGCAGGTCGGGATCGGTGCGGAGATCGATGACGAGGACGGCCTGATCTGGCGGCTGCTCGCGCTGATGGACGGCACCCGCGGGCGCCCCGAGATCGCCGCGGCACTCAGCGCCGACTTCCCCGATCTCACCGGCGAGGAAGCTTCCGACGCCCTGCAGACGATCATCGATGCCGGGTACGTCGAGGACGCGGCCGCCGAACCGCCGGCCAACCTGAGCCCGGCCGAGGTCGAGCGCTACGACAGGGCGATCCGGTACCACGCGTGGGTGGATCTGACCCCGCGCAGCTCTCCCTATGAAGTCCAAGCACGGCTCAAGTCCTCGCGAGTCGTCGTACTGGGTCTCGGAGGCACCGGCTCGGCCGTCGCCTCGTCGCTGGTCGCCGCGGGCGTCGGCCGGGTGCACTGCGTCGACTTCGACACTGTCGAAGCCGGCAACCTGACCCGCCAACTGCTCTACACCGAGGACGACATCGGCAACTCGAAGGTCCAGGTCGCGGTCGAGCGGCTCAGCCGGATGAACTCCCACACCGAGGTCACCGGAGCTGAGCTCCAAGTCGACTCCACCGACTCGGTCGCCGCGTTGATGCAGGACGCGGACCTGTTGATGCTCTGCGCCGACCAGCCGATGTTCGTCATCCGGAAGTGGACCAACGAGGCCGCCCTGCGCACCGGTACGCCGTGGATGATCGCCCAGTACGCCGGTCCGATGGCGGTCGTCGGCCTCTTCGTTCCGGGCGAGACCTGTTGCCCTGCTTGCCTGCCGACCGTGGAAGACCGGCTCCGGGACAAGCACGGCACGAACCCCGAGGACCTGTTCCCGTTCGAGGGGCACGCGGTGATCGCGCCGACGGCCAACCTCACGGGGCACCTCGCGTCGCTCGACGCCGTCTACCACCTGGGTGGGATACCCACCAGCACGCGCGGCGGGATGTTCCACCTGAGCCTGACCGATCTCACCTACCACTACATCGTCCGGCCGACTGCCGGGCAGAAATGCGACACCTGCGGCTGGGTCGGATGA